One Nyctibius grandis isolate bNycGra1 chromosome 26, bNycGra1.pri, whole genome shotgun sequence DNA window includes the following coding sequences:
- the GIP gene encoding gastric inhibitory polypeptide: MMSFKVLSLLLASLGFVLMEENVSGVSVRIPSARPVQRRYSEATLASDYSRTVDNMLKKNFVEWLLARREKKSDNIIEPHKREAEPQVSAANGQRSDLGTQEAKDFFAWLLKAKKNQSFTSPEGSEGLKDVLNQEFLTWLMSTDLCRPT, from the exons ATGATGTCTTTCAAagttctctctctgctcctcGCCTCTCTGGGCTTTGTTTTGATGGAAGAGAACGTCTCGGG CGTAAGCGTGAGGATTCCCAGTGCCCGACCAGTGCAAAGACGCTACTCTGAGGCCACCCTGGCAAGCGATTACAGCCGCACGGTGGATAACATGCTGAAGAAGAACTTCGTGGAATGGTTGCTAGCCAGACGGGAGAAGAAAAGCGA CAACATCATCGAGCCACACAAGAGGGAAGCTGAGCCCCAAGTATCAGCTGCGAATGGCCAAAGATCGGACCTGGGCACCCAGGAAGCCAAAGACTTCTTCGCCTGGCTTCTGAAAGCCAAGAAAAATCAGAG TTTTACTTCTCCAGAAGGTTCAGAAGGTTTGAAGGATGTTTTGAACCAGGAGTTTCTGACATGGCTGATGTCAACTGATCTCTGCAGACCAACGTGA